Proteins from a single region of Hypanus sabinus isolate sHypSab1 chromosome 26, sHypSab1.hap1, whole genome shotgun sequence:
- the fkrp gene encoding fukutin-related protein codes for MRISLCQLLLTGAILINLVVLYYVSRTQQQMLKHKEPGKVASRRLSLSRVTGITVLIREFEDFENWVVGVAQSFTKGRQDQPIVVVADKLPYPPLGLPDKPNIQMALLKASPDQPPHVIRPEFYIKTEYTLLVPDGAQLDSAQQIEHLLQEFEANKEKARMVAAPVQPSGMFQCLNLRVNLKEWSAIYSLSASQLCDAIGGDAVVLLRTEDLFNLSQPMLRPLMTSLFIQSSLHGWRVKTADNVAFSSYQRSLYMSAHNQWKADNNAKARLAQLFKDFGIKRVVEADGKEHWYGCGKDTPRCFGTVYDDTPEYLYENKWTPPCCLRALRETAKYVIKILESAGVRYWMEGGTLLGAVRQQDIIPWDYDVDFGIYLEDVEKCELLRSLDSGSIVDENGYLWEKAVEGEFYRVQYSESNHLHVDLWPFYPREGIMTKNSWMDHKQDVEFPEHFLKPLVPMQFAGVTAYAPNNHRRFLELKFGEGVIENPQYPNPAKKRLEKVY; via the coding sequence ATGCGGATTAGTTTATGCCAGCTTCTGCTGACTGGGGCAATACTGATTAACCTGGTGGTTCTGTACTATGTCTCCAGAACCCAACAGCAAATGCTGAAGCACAAGGAGCCTGGGAAAGTTGCCTCTCGGAGGCTGTCACTGTCGCGAGTCACTGGAATCACCGTGCTGATCAGAGAGTTTGAGGACTTTGAGAACTGGGTGGTAGGCGTTGCACAGTCCTTCACCAAGGGAAGGCAGGATCAGCCCATTGTGGTGGTCGCTGACAAACTACCCTACCCACCGCTGGGGCTGCCCGATAAGCCGAATATTCAGATGGCCCTGCTGAAAGCATCTCCTGATCAGCCACCCCATGTCATTAGACCTGAGTTCTATATCAAGACAGAGTACACCCTTCTCGTGCCAGATGGAGCACAATTGGACTCAGCCCAGCAAATTGAGCACCTTCTTCAGGAATTCGAGGCCAACAAGGAGAAAGCTCGAATGGTTGCCGCCCCCGTTCAGCCTTCAGGAATGTTTCAATGTCTAAACTTGCGGGTTAACCTAAAGGAATGGAGTGCAATTTATAGCCTGTCTGCCAGTCAGCTTTGTGATGCCATTGGGGGAGATGCCGTGGTTCTCCTTCGGACAGAAGACTTGTTCAACCTCTCTCAGCCTATGCTGAGGCCACTCATGACTTCCCTCTTCATTCAGTCTTCGCTGCATGGCTGGAGGGTGAAGACAGCAGATAATGTGGCTTTCTCTTCATACCAGCGCTCTCTGTACATGTCGGCCCACAATCAGTGGAAGGCTGACAACAATGCCAAAGCAAGGTTGGCTCAGCTCTTCAAAGACTTTGGCATAAAGCGAGTGGTCGAGGCTGACGGGAAGGAGCACTGGTACGGGTGCGGCAAAGACACTCCTCGCTGTTTTGGCACTGTGTATGACGACACCCCCGAATACCTATATGAAAACAAGTGGACTCCGCCTTGCTGCCTCAGAGCCTTGCGTGAGACCGCCAAGTACGTCATAAAGATCTTGGAATCCGCAGGGGTCCGCTACTGGATGGAGGGCGGCACGCTACTGGGAGCAGTCCGTCAACAGGATATCATTCCCTGGGACTACGACGTGGATTTTGGGATTTACCTGGAAGACGTGGAGAAGTGCGAGTTGCTGAGGAGTCTGGATTCGGGCTCAATTGTTGATGAGAATGGCTACTTGTGGGAAAAGGCAGTGGAGGGAGAATTCTACAGAGTGCAGTACAGTGAAAGCAATCACCTGCATGTTGACCTGTGGCCCTTCTATCCCAGGGAAGGCATCATGACCAAAAACAGCTGGATGGATCACAAGCAGGACGTTGAGTTCCCTGAGCACTTTCTGAAGCCACTCGTACCCATGCAGTTTGCTGGGGTCACTGCTTACGCTCCCAACAATCACAGGCGGTTTCTGGAACTAAAATTCGGGGAGGGCGTCATCGAAAACCCTCAGTACCCAAATCCTGCAAAGAAAAGACTGGAGAAGGTGTACTAG